The window AGGTAATGTTCTATCCACAATCATACAACTCCTTCCCCATCCTGCTTGTTTTCAGATTTTGTATGAATACATAGCTGCGTTCCAAAGATTTGGCATTATATATTAAACTGGCCTCAGAAAAGTTTAGTGCCtgcaaaattacttttaaattttaggAACATTTGGCATACTCTTTATTTACATGCTTTCGTTTAACTACTGTTCAGGTTACAAGTTGTGTAAGTCCAGATTACATGTCTCAACAGTTTGACATCAATGAAAAAATGAGAGCCATTTTGGTTGACTGGCTAGTAGAGGTATCAACGATTCACTAGATATACTTTTCTATGGCCATTTAGTCCAGTTTCTAATTGTTTTTGCTAACCTTATTTATCTTTCGATCTTTCTCTACAGGTTCATTACAAATTTGAGCTGATGGACGAGACACTTTTTCTGACTGTGAATATTATAGACAGATTCTTGGCGAGGCAGACTATTGTCAGAAAGAAACTGCAGCTGGTTGGTGTTACAGCCATGCTTCTTGCTTGCAAATACGAGGAAGTCTCTGTTCCTGTGGTACAGGATTTAGTGCTCATCTCTGATCGAGCTTACACTAGGGAAGAAATCCTAGAAATGGTAATTGCAACTTCTAATTGCATTTTCTCTGCGTAAGGCCCATTTTGTCTCGTGTTATCTAAATGCAGCTTTATCTTTGTGAACAGGAAGTACTGATCCTGAACACCTTGCAATTCAACATGTCTGTGCCAACACCTTACGTTTTTATGAGAAGATTTCTAAAGGTAGCTGAGTCTGACAAGAAGGTAACAACACTTCTTCCCGTTGGGTAACATCAACAACTTGTACTGTATTTGCAAATGACAGCGGTTGTTCTCATGGCACCATCACTTCGCATGTTTTCCAAAACCAGCTTGAGCTGCTTTCATTTTTCATCATAGAGCTTTGCCTCGTTGAGTGCAAAATGCTCAAGTTCCAACCATCCTTGCTGGCTGCTGCCGCAATATACACTGCGCAGTGTACTCTCCAAAGATGCAAATGCTGGAATAGAACTAGTGAGATGCACACTACCTATTCAGAGGACCAACTGCTGTGAGTGTTCAGTTCATCTTCAATTCATGATTTTATAGAAATAACGCTAAGAATTCCTCATTCCGACCCCCAGATGATTCTAACTCTAACACATGCTTGTTTTGCATGCTAGTGAGTGTTCTAGGTTCATGGTCGACTTCCACCAGAATGCAAGAACTGGGAAGCTGACTGGAGTCCACAGGAAATACAGTTCCTTCAAATATGGATGCACAGCAAAATCAGAACCTGCTCATTTTTTATTGAACGCTGATCTTTAGAGCAAATTGGAATTTCTTGAAAGGAGATCCAAACATGACATAAGTTGGTGACATGAGTGAGTGTGGGTCGCAACAGAAGTTGCAGAACATGATGCAATTGAAGTTGCCTGAAGAATAATTGTAGATTCGTTATTAAGTTAAACTCGGAATCTTTTGATAAGATTCAAAATAAGTTGGTGTAACTTGAGTGTTGTAACTTTCATTTGACTTGCTTTAATGAAATTGATGGACTAGAAATATATAAGAAAAAGACAAATGTCAAATTTTTTTAGGTAAAAATAAAAAAGGTGTATAACCTTGGTGGCTAAATGAAGATGTGAAATGCAAGCTCTGATATATATGTGAGCTGTGATTAAAATTACTGTATATGAAGCATTAATAACACTATTCTTTATTGATTTGGTCAAAATGTAAGctctaatttgattaaaattactgCATATGaagtattattatattaaaatattctttattaattTGGTCAAAATTACTTAAATAGCATAAAAATTGTTTCAACATTGTTTGTAACAATTATGACAATAACTATAAATTGAGATGGTTTTGAATAGCTCATGAAGCATGACTTGACATGGCCAAGTTGGTCGTCTCAATGGCTCGAGTCCATTAAATATTAGATAAGGATAGTATAAGATATCTAAGAGACCATAAGCTAAGGAGCATCAAGGTGCAACATCAACAATAACTGAAAAAGTTGAATTGTGTAAGTGAAACATGAAGGTTGTAATATGGAGTGAGCCTGCATTTGAG is drawn from Zingiber officinale cultivar Zhangliang chromosome 1B, Zo_v1.1, whole genome shotgun sequence and contains these coding sequences:
- the LOC121985593 gene encoding G2/mitotic-specific cyclin-2-like, whose protein sequence is MEGAGEIRRGVAKPADVQDVGNRRALRDIRNLVGEPPYACAIRKNSKSGLHEHNTTYIARRPVTRKFAATLATKQQTSPQNERIGKENPEKKPESLLTSSNCLNICTDIEEDGTMVDEMEEMDQSGLKDVEMEDRILDSFPDIDSCDSNNPLAVVEYVEDIYNFYRKTEVTSCVSPDYMSQQFDINEKMRAILVDWLVEVHYKFELMDETLFLTVNIIDRFLARQTIVRKKLQLVGVTAMLLACKYEEVSVPVVQDLVLISDRAYTREEILEMEVLILNTLQFNMSVPTPYVFMRRFLKVAESDKKLELLSFFIIELCLVECKMLKFQPSLLAAAAIYTAQCTLQRCKCWNRTSEMHTTYSEDQLLECSRFMVDFHQNARTGKLTGVHRKYSSFKYGCTAKSEPAHFLLNADL